From one Streptomyces sp. NBC_01478 genomic stretch:
- a CDS encoding TetR family transcriptional regulator codes for MTRVEKTDLRREAGQRTRDGLQAAALDLLAQRGQEGLTLREITDRAGANVAAVSYHFGSLKALCESAIEHALERYLDAQIEALDSLGSAPTLHEVAQAFAGPMVRAFAAGGQDLAVMRTVARVGIDPPGGWDRLTAKFEKSRQDAIRVLAPNVPGVDEEELIFRTRCAAGMLNWLALAPIGAELAALPVEQLERQLVPVVAGAFRGDTTGR; via the coding sequence GTGACCAGGGTAGAAAAGACAGACCTACGCCGAGAGGCCGGTCAGCGCACGCGGGACGGCCTCCAGGCGGCCGCCCTGGACCTGCTCGCGCAACGCGGGCAGGAGGGCTTGACGCTCCGCGAGATCACGGACCGCGCCGGAGCCAACGTCGCCGCGGTGAGCTACCACTTCGGGTCGCTCAAAGCGTTGTGCGAGTCGGCGATCGAGCACGCGTTGGAGCGGTATCTGGACGCCCAGATAGAGGCACTCGACTCCCTCGGCTCCGCCCCGACGCTGCACGAAGTGGCGCAAGCGTTCGCCGGGCCGATGGTGCGCGCGTTCGCGGCCGGTGGACAGGACCTGGCCGTGATGCGGACCGTGGCGCGCGTCGGCATCGATCCGCCGGGGGGCTGGGACCGGCTGACCGCCAAGTTCGAAAAGAGCCGCCAGGATGCCATCCGGGTGCTGGCGCCGAACGTCCCCGGAGTCGACGAGGAAGAACTGATCTTCCGTACGCGCTGCGCGGCGGGCATGTTGAACTGGCTCGCCCTGGCTCCCATCGGCGCCGAACTGGCAGCCCTGCCCGTCGAGCAGTTGGAGCGGCAGTTGGTCCCCGTGGTGGCCGGGGCGTTCCGCGGGGACACGACCGGTCGCTGA
- a CDS encoding cytochrome P450: MRTATPSLLPAFRPRIQERLYDFYEELRTTDELFWDRHLSAWIATGHAVVSSATGNPGLSSVRYPDLEAVSEELRPLARVLSRQMLYSDAPDHARLRGLISKAFSPRAVEALRARILEAVDRIIAEAAPTGRMDIVADLARPLPLTIICDLLDVPEQDRPALASWSEPVAEAIGNSRLDADRNREASQSMADMLAYLRELLTRPDNPPAPHSLRALVTAQAENTDQDPDELLANCALLLIAGHETTTHFIGNATLALLHHPDAAKRLRERPDLIPAAVEELLRYDAPVQLMLRRARHDLDLAGRTVAEGQTVLLVCGAANRDPAVFPDPHVLDFERPGGRHMSFGHGPHFCLGAALARLEGAIVLEALLTRLPDLRTDGTEPPQWQRSLNFRGLTRLDVAFTPPSDADTGTRALSADGSPNALDPTTDAGACPFRPEP; the protein is encoded by the coding sequence ATGCGCACCGCCACGCCTTCGCTGCTGCCGGCCTTCCGGCCCCGGATCCAAGAACGCCTCTACGACTTCTACGAGGAGCTGCGGACCACCGACGAGCTCTTCTGGGACCGTCACCTGAGCGCCTGGATCGCGACCGGGCACGCGGTGGTGAGCAGCGCCACGGGCAACCCGGGCCTGTCCTCGGTGCGTTATCCCGACCTGGAGGCCGTGTCCGAGGAACTCCGGCCGCTGGCCCGGGTGTTGAGCCGGCAGATGCTCTACAGCGACGCCCCGGACCACGCCCGGCTGCGGGGCCTGATCAGCAAAGCCTTCTCCCCGCGGGCAGTTGAGGCACTCCGCGCCCGGATCCTCGAAGCCGTCGACCGGATCATCGCCGAGGCGGCGCCGACCGGGCGGATGGACATCGTGGCGGACCTCGCCCGCCCGCTGCCACTGACCATCATCTGCGACCTCCTCGACGTACCCGAGCAGGACCGCCCCGCCCTCGCGTCCTGGTCCGAGCCGGTCGCCGAGGCCATCGGCAACTCCCGGCTGGACGCCGACCGCAACCGCGAGGCCTCGCAGAGCATGGCCGACATGCTGGCCTACCTGCGCGAACTCCTCACCCGACCGGACAATCCGCCGGCCCCGCACAGCCTGCGCGCCCTGGTGACCGCGCAGGCCGAGAACACCGACCAGGACCCCGACGAACTCCTCGCCAACTGCGCCCTGCTCCTGATCGCCGGCCACGAGACCACCACCCACTTCATCGGCAACGCCACCCTCGCCCTCCTCCACCACCCGGACGCGGCGAAGCGACTGCGCGAACGACCCGACCTGATCCCCGCCGCGGTCGAGGAACTCCTGCGCTACGACGCCCCGGTCCAGCTCATGCTGCGCCGGGCACGGCACGACCTGGACCTGGCGGGACGCACCGTCGCCGAAGGCCAGACGGTGCTCCTGGTGTGCGGCGCCGCCAACCGGGATCCGGCCGTGTTCCCCGATCCCCACGTGCTGGACTTCGAGCGGCCCGGCGGACGGCACATGTCGTTCGGGCACGGTCCGCACTTCTGCCTCGGCGCGGCGCTGGCCAGGCTGGAAGGCGCGATCGTCCTGGAAGCGCTCCTCACCCGCCTCCCCGACCTGCGTACGGACGGCACCGAGCCCCCGCAGTGGCAGCGCAGCCTCAACTTCCGCGGCCTCACCCGCCTCGACGTCGCCTTCACCCCGCCGTCGGACGCCGACACCGGCACGCGCGCCCTGTCGGCCGACGGTTCCCCGAACGCCCTCGACCCCACGACCGATGCCGGCGCGTGCCCCTTCCGGCCGGAGCCCTGA
- a CDS encoding MFS transporter produces MSEQHTASTPGTREVGPSLGRVGHGLARYVLAAALARTADGGAVVAVVLLVTSSGGSGTLAGVLGACVTAPHLLGPFVARPLDLARDGRKVIATACLLYAAALTGGVLTYGHAPAVVTGLLLAAAGTCGPLLTGGISSRLPAIVGPELRTQRRAQGWDVATYGIGGTVGPSLVAALSGWVSPTAAGLALAAGAATAAGGVLLLPFAAPFHGGDRATVLRPGATLALIARTGSLRRTVYLTMIVALSVAALPITAVHLTRILGTEPATAAVLTAAYGLGNLAGSMAVMVFPLTGEPDRLMRRLALGVVAGLLTVTASPAFAVTAAAYALTGILNSFFFASTLAARTEYAPSGARSQVFIWVAALKITSGSAGTALAGSLTGTTVRLPLVVGVLAVSAAVTAATVETRCARAVEKRP; encoded by the coding sequence ATGAGCGAGCAGCACACAGCAAGTACGCCGGGGACGCGGGAAGTTGGGCCTTCACTCGGGAGGGTCGGCCACGGCCTGGCGCGTTACGTCCTCGCCGCGGCCCTCGCCCGCACCGCCGACGGCGGGGCCGTGGTCGCCGTCGTCCTGCTCGTCACCTCGTCCGGTGGCTCCGGGACGCTCGCCGGAGTACTCGGTGCCTGCGTCACCGCCCCGCATCTGCTCGGCCCCTTCGTCGCGCGGCCCCTGGACCTCGCCCGCGACGGCCGCAAGGTCATCGCGACGGCCTGCCTGCTGTACGCCGCCGCGCTGACCGGGGGAGTGCTGACGTACGGGCACGCGCCCGCCGTGGTGACCGGGTTGCTGCTGGCCGCCGCCGGCACCTGCGGGCCGCTGCTGACCGGAGGTATCAGCAGCCGGCTGCCCGCGATCGTGGGACCTGAACTGCGCACGCAGCGACGGGCCCAGGGCTGGGACGTGGCCACCTACGGCATCGGCGGCACTGTCGGCCCGTCCCTGGTGGCCGCGCTGTCGGGCTGGGTCTCGCCCACCGCGGCGGGGCTCGCACTCGCGGCGGGGGCGGCCACCGCGGCGGGCGGCGTCCTGCTGCTGCCGTTCGCCGCGCCGTTCCACGGCGGCGACCGGGCAACGGTCCTCAGGCCGGGAGCGACCCTCGCGCTGATAGCCCGCACCGGCTCGCTCCGGCGCACCGTCTACCTGACGATGATCGTCGCCCTGAGTGTCGCCGCCCTGCCGATCACCGCGGTCCACCTGACGAGGATCCTCGGCACCGAGCCGGCCACCGCGGCCGTCCTGACCGCCGCCTACGGCCTCGGCAATCTCGCCGGGTCCATGGCCGTGATGGTCTTCCCGCTCACCGGCGAACCGGACCGGCTGATGCGCCGCCTCGCCCTGGGCGTGGTCGCCGGCCTCCTGACCGTCACCGCGAGCCCCGCCTTCGCGGTGACCGCCGCGGCCTACGCGCTCACCGGGATCCTCAACAGCTTCTTCTTCGCCTCCACCCTCGCGGCCCGCACGGAGTACGCGCCGAGCGGCGCCCGCAGCCAGGTCTTCATCTGGGTCGCGGCCCTGAAGATCACGTCCGGTTCCGCGGGCACGGCGTTGGCGGGCTCCCTGACCGGCACGACCGTCCGACTTCCGCTCGTCGTCGGCGTCCTCGCCGTCTCCGCCGCCGTCACCGCCGCGACCGTCGAGACGCGCTGCGCGAGAGCCGTCGAAAAACGCCCATGA